TGGTGGCACTCATAGCAACGAGTTTCGTAATCCCTCCGGGAAGGCCGGTTTGCAGCACATACATATCTGAAATGTGGAGCAATGTGCGCTCGGGTTTGATGTCTTTGTTATCTGTTGTGAATTCAACAAGATAGACGCCTTTCTGCAATGGAGCAATCGTCATAGAGTCACAGCTCACCTTATAGGCCGGAAGTCCCACGTAACGATGGGTCACCGAAGTAGCCGTAGGCAGCAGCAACAGCTTTTCAAGCTTGACATATTCCTGCTTTTCGTTTGGGTTGAGCATCAGATATTCCTGCGTATTCAACCGTATAACAGTCATCGTGAGGTTCTGAATATTTGTCAGCTGACGTATCTTTACTCTGATTTGCCTATTGGGTAACTGTACTGTCGGGCCACAATCAACGATGAAACTCGGAAGCGTGAGGCGACTCTGTGCATTGCGAAGTATGTTCATACGAGGCCAGGTGCCCCATTTGGAGAGTGCATAGTTGAGATAGTTCATCTTTTCAGCAGCCGTCACATCATTGGCCTGATCCATGAAATTATAACGGGCAATGGCCAATTCGCCAGCAATAGGCAAATCCTGATAGCGTGTGATGAGCGAGTCAAGGCATTGCAGATATTTTGATTTCTTCAGTTCGTATTTATCGTTGCAGTGCTGCTCCTCAACTAACTTAAAGGCACAATAGCAGGCTGCACTGCGGTTGTTGTGAGCCTCATACCATTGAAGAAGCGTCTTATAGTCACCGGCAGCAAAGCCAAGGACATGCAAAAGATCGTTGTAGAAAATATGACTGTCGATACCTTCTATCATCAATGGTGCATAGTTCTCGGCCTTTACAGCAGCCAAGAGTGCAGGGTTCTGCATGGAACGGCGCATGAACTTCTTGCTCACCTCCATGGAGTCGGCTACATATCTGAACTCCTTTTGATAGATTCTCCCCAGCACACTGTAGTAGATTGCTGCTGCAGCACGGTCGTCTTTCTCGGCTTTCATGGCAGAAAGGCTCAACCGTTGTAACTGTGGTTGCAGGGAGTCGCCTGACAGGTCTTGCCAGTTGACCACTTGCTCAAGCTCGGCCTTGATGAGCTGACCATAGGCTTTGTCTGCCCGTGCCTTAGCACTGATCTGATTGAGGATGCCGATAGCCGAACGCGGTTGGTTCTTTTTCTGCACCTGTTCGTATTGTTTCCACAACGAATTATAGCTGTCTGCCATGATAGCGAAAGGCATCATCAACAGCAGGGCAAGAGAAAACATCACCTTTTTCATACGATTTGCTTTTATGTTTTTTGTCTGCAAGACCTATCAAGAATATCCATACACGCTTTGCAAAGATAATGATTTTTTTACAGTAATACCGATTTCCCGTCATTTTTTATCAATGATTACCCTTTGGAAGCAATAAAGAAATCCCTCTGTTTTGTAAAGATTATCAGCAGAAATTTAACATCTTTTGGCCACACCAAATAGAAATAAAAAACCATTCTCAACGCATGAGCAAAGTCATTTCAGAACTTCAACTGTCTCGTTTTTATTTCTTTTGCATGCAACTCCATTCATAATAAGCTGTGATTTGAGGCAGATCAGACAACAACTTGAGTCAGAATACACAACGAAATGAGGCAAATTGCAAGGTAATTTGATGCAAATTGCAATGCTTTTTAGCGTGATGTAGCATTGTCGTTTGCCCCGAATTTCATAACTATCTGACTGTCAAAACATTGCAATTCATCGAAAAACAAACCTTATTTAGGGCGAGGAAAAGTCTCTTTTCAAATACGCGAGTATAGCGAGGGCAATTGTAAAGAAATTTAAGAAGTATTTTCTGAACATCTTTATTGATAAAGCAACGGAGAGGAAGAGCTTTCTCAAAAGACAGAACGAAAAGGAGATATTGGTGAATACAAATGGCTTGATTGAACGCATAAAATCGAAAAAGGCATGCCGAATGACTTCCGGCATGCCTCTTCCTGATATAACTTTCCGACTGACTAACCGAAGTTATCATACATGATTGCATCTTGATCAACGCCAAGACTGTCCAGATAATCGGTCACTGTCTTGATAAGCATTGGAGGACCACAGAGATAATACTCGCAATCTTCAGGTGCCTCATGATCTTTCAAGTAGGTATCACGGATACAGTTAACTGCAAAACCTGTATAATACTTCACACCTGCTGCATCGGCTTTCGGGTCTGCACGGTCGAGCGAAAGGTGGAAATGGAAGTTTGGATATTCCTTTTCAAGCTCCCAGAAGTCCTCAAGGAAGAAAGCCTCACCCAAGGCTCGTGCACCATAGAAGAAGTGCATTTCGCGGTCGGTTGTATGCAACGTCTTTGTCATGTGCATGATTTGTGCACGCAACGGTGCCATACCCGCTCCACCACCAATCCAAATCATCTCCTTACCGGAAGTGAAATTCGGGTGGAAGTCGCCATAAGGCCCACTCATCATCACCTTATCTCCAGGCTTGAGAGAGAAGATATAAGAGGATCCGATACCTGTAGGCACGTTTTGGAAACCTATTTGCGGACGTGGAAGGAAAGGCGTTGTAGCAATACGGACGGTAAGCGTAATGATGTCGCCCTCGGCAGGATAGTTGGCCATGGAATAAGCGCGAACGGTAGGTTCGGGGTTACGTGCTTTGAGAGAGAAGATATTAAACTTCTTCCATGCACCTATATATTCCTCGCCAATGAGTGCCTTATCGAAATCTTTATCATAGTCGATGCAGTCATATGCAGGGATTTTAATCTGTGCATACGAGCCGGGGATGAAGTCCATATGCTCTCCGGGGGGCAATGACACCTTGAATTCCTTGATGAAAGAACTTACATTCTGATTGGAAATGACAGTACACTCCCACTCTTTTACGCCCATGACACTCTCGGGAACTTTGACTTTCAAGTCGCCTTTCACTTTGCACTGACAACCCAATCGCCAGTGATCCTTTATCTGCTTACGCGTGAAGTGAGGCTTTTCAGAATCGAGGATTTCACCACCACCTTCAAGCACCTGCAACTTGCATTGCCCACAGCTGGCCTTACCACCGCAGGCAGAAGGCAGGAAAATACCATTCTCGTTGAGGGTCGCCATCACGCTGCTGCCCTGTGGCACCTCTATCGTTTTATCGCCATTGATTTCTATTTTTACGTTACCGCTTGGGCTGAGATATTTCTTGGCTACAAGCAGCATAACGACGAGAAGGAGTATGATGATGAGGAATACCCCTATGCTTGATAAAATGAACTGTTCCATATACCTTATTATATTTTAAGTCCGCTGAACACCATCATGGCCATTGCCATGAGTCCAACGGTGATAAACGTGATGCCAAGCCCTTGCAGTGGCTTTGGAACATCACTATACTGCATCTTTTCACGAATGGCACCCATGAGCACAATAGCTAATGTCCAGCCGAGTCCGGAACCGACAGCATAGACGACAGCATCAGCCACATTGCCGATATACTGCGTGTTGCTTGGATCAAGATTGATGCGCTGCTGCATGAAAAGAGACGCTCCCATGATAGCACAGTTGACGGCAATCAAAGGCAAGAAAATACCTAAAGCTGAATAAAGTGACGGCGAATACTTTTCAACTGTCATCTCTACCAACTGCGTAATGCCGGCGATAACAGCAATGAAGAGAATGAAACTCAAATAGGAAAGGTCGACTCCTTCAATCAAACAGTTGGGCCCAAGCACCTTCGTTTGGAGCAGATAATCAACCGGAACCGTTACGAACAGCACAAAGGTTACAGCCATACCAAGCCCAAAGGAAGTCTTTACATTCTTGCTTACGGCAAGGAATGAACACATGCCGAGGAAGAAAGCAAAGATCATGTTGTCGACAAATATCGAACGGAAAAACAATGAAATGATATGTTCCATCTTATTTCTACTTTATTTATTTCTCTTTATAAAAATAGGCACGATGTACCCAAATGACACAACCTACAAGGATTAAGGCCATGGCCGGCATCGTCATCATACCATTATTCATATAACCTGCATCGTAGACTGACTGCGGTATCAATTGGAAACCAAGCAGACTGCCACGTCCCAACAGTTCGCGGACTGCACCTACAATTACTAAAATCAACGCATACCCTAAACCATTGCCTACTCCATCAAGGAAACTTGGCCAAGGTTTATTCATCATTGCAAAAGCCTCAAGACGCCCCATGAGAATACAGTTGGTGATAATCAGACCGACATAGACCGACAACTGCACGCTGACATCATAAGCTACAGCCTTCAATATCTGACTGACAATTGTTACCAAAGCAGCAACGACCACCAATTGAACAATGATACGGATGCGCATTGGAATGGTTTTGCGGATAGAAGCAATGATAACATTAGAGAAAGCCGTAATGATTGTAACGGCAAGTCCCATGACAATAGCTGGCTTCAGCTGTGAAGTGACAGCCAACGCACTGCAGATACCAAGCACTTGAACTAAGATTGGGTTATCAAGGTTCAGCGGGTTGATAAATGCTTCTTTATTTTGTTTACTGAATAAACTCATCTTCTGCTGTTATTATAAGGATTATTTATCATTCAAGAATGTCAGATACTTGCCCAAAGCTTCATGCAACATGTCACGCACACCATTACTGGTCAGTGTGGCACCTGTTACGGCATCAACCTGTGTTGCAGGGTCGGTGACATTCTTTTCAACTCCAAGTGCAATAGTTTTATCGTCACCTGACGTAAAAACTTTCTTGCCTTGGAACTTTTCCTGCCAAGCAACGTTGTCCTTGATTTCTGCACCTAAGCCTGCAGTCTCACTTTCATGATTGAAATAGGCACCGTAGACCGTAGCCCTATCTTCATTTAAAGCGATATACCCACTGATAGGCCCCCAGAGTCCCATACCATAAACAGGGATTACATATTTGCGAGAACCGTTGACTTTGCAGATATACAAAGCCAACTTACCTGCCTTATAATCCTTGCTTTCGAGCTTGAAACCGGCTTTTTCACCGCCTTGCGTTCCAGCCTCAACAACCTTTCCTTTTTCATCAATCACTTCATCGGCAATGACCACTTCCTTATATTTGGCGTCGGCTTCTTCATTGCTAAGGTCACGAATGTTGAGTGAATTCAGTATCTGCTTCTTCTTATCAAGTGCCACATTAGCATCCTGCATTGGTTTCAAAGCCTGAAACACGAAAGCCAAAAGGAAAGCAACAATGACTACGATAACGGCAGAATAGATAATCGTATATGAATTTGAATTTGTCTTCATAATCAATCTCTTATTTATTTTTCATTCGTTACACGTTTTGCACGACGAGAGATGTTGCGCTGAACAACGCAATAGTCGATGAGTGGAGCAATCATATTGCCGAAGAAAATCGCTAACATCATGCCCTCGGGAAAACCAGGATTCATTACGCGGACTATCACAGCAAGTGCACCGATGAAGAAACCATAGTAGTATTTTCCCGTCTCTGTACGAGCAGAAGTGACAGGATCGGTAGCCATAAACACTGCACCAAAGCAGAAACCACCCAACACAATATGCTCATACCATTGTATAGGTGTCATACCCAAAGCATGGAACAACACTGCTATCACAATACCACCGGCAAATACAGAGCCCATGGTTTTCCAGCTGGCAATGCCTGTCCATAACAAAATAAAAGCTCCGATGGCAATAGCAATAACGCTGGTTTCACCTATTGAACCTGGTATAAAGCCAATGATCATATCAGCCAATGATGCATCAGGCATACTACCTGTTGCCAATTGGCCAAGCGGAGTAGCTGCGGTAAAGGCATCAGGAAGAGTATTACCCAGGCCAAAAATGGAGTTAGTAGCTACCCATACGCGGTCACCTGTCATTGCACTTGAATAAGAGAAGAACAGGAACATACGGGCAGCAACTGCGACATTGAAGATGTTCATACCTGTTCCACCGAAGATTTCCTTAACGAAAATCACAGAAAAAGCACACGCCAAAGCCAACATCCACAAAGGACAGCTGACAGGAACTATCATTGGAATGATGATACCTGAAACCAAATAGCCTTCTTGGATTTCTTCTCCTTTCCACTGCGCCCATGCAAATTCAAAGCCTAAACCAACAACATAGCTGACAATCAGCTTGGGGAGAACGGCCAAAAAGCCAAACATGAACATGTTCCAGAAAGAAGCTTCTGCCAATTTTCCTGCTGCAGCAAAGTTCTGATAGCCTATATTATACATTCCAAAGAGCAAAGCTGGAAGCAAAGCTATCACAACAAAGCTCATGATACGCTTCGAATCAATCGCATCATGGATATTGGTTCCACTCACTGATGTGGTATTAGGCACATACAGAAATGTCTCCAATCCGTCAAACACACTTCGAAAAGCATAGAGTTTACCACCCTTTTCAAATGTAGGTTTGATGTTATCAAGATATTTTCTTAGACTCATAATTCTTTTTATCCTTAAATATTAAGCATTCTCTTTACGAAGCATATCAAGACCATTGCGTACTATCTTTTGCAATTCCAACTTGGAAGAGTCAACGAATTCAGCCACAGCAAAGTCTTCCGGGCTTACTTCATAAATACCCAACTGCTCCATCTTGTCGATGTCTTCTGCAATGATGGCCTTGATAAGATATTCTCCATAGATATCCATTGGAAGCACTTTATCGTACTCTCCGCTCATAATCATGTGACGTTCACCACCCTTTATGCGTGCATCAAGGTTGTATTCTTTCTTACCCAAGAGCCAAGAAAGATAACTACGTGAAGCAGAGAATTGATTGAGACGTGGAAGTATCCAACCGAAAAGTTCATGCCTTTCATCACCTTCCGGGATTACTG
The nucleotide sequence above comes from Segatella oris. Encoded proteins:
- the nqrF gene encoding NADH:ubiquinone reductase (Na(+)-transporting) subunit F, which produces MEQFILSSIGVFLIIILLLVVMLLVAKKYLSPSGNVKIEINGDKTIEVPQGSSVMATLNENGIFLPSACGGKASCGQCKLQVLEGGGEILDSEKPHFTRKQIKDHWRLGCQCKVKGDLKVKVPESVMGVKEWECTVISNQNVSSFIKEFKVSLPPGEHMDFIPGSYAQIKIPAYDCIDYDKDFDKALIGEEYIGAWKKFNIFSLKARNPEPTVRAYSMANYPAEGDIITLTVRIATTPFLPRPQIGFQNVPTGIGSSYIFSLKPGDKVMMSGPYGDFHPNFTSGKEMIWIGGGAGMAPLRAQIMHMTKTLHTTDREMHFFYGARALGEAFFLEDFWELEKEYPNFHFHLSLDRADPKADAAGVKYYTGFAVNCIRDTYLKDHEAPEDCEYYLCGPPMLIKTVTDYLDSLGVDQDAIMYDNFG
- the nqrE gene encoding NADH:ubiquinone reductase (Na(+)-transporting) subunit E, with amino-acid sequence MEHIISLFFRSIFVDNMIFAFFLGMCSFLAVSKNVKTSFGLGMAVTFVLFVTVPVDYLLQTKVLGPNCLIEGVDLSYLSFILFIAVIAGITQLVEMTVEKYSPSLYSALGIFLPLIAVNCAIMGASLFMQQRINLDPSNTQYIGNVADAVVYAVGSGLGWTLAIVLMGAIREKMQYSDVPKPLQGLGITFITVGLMAMAMMVFSGLKI
- a CDS encoding NADH:ubiquinone reductase (Na(+)-transporting) subunit D: MSLFSKQNKEAFINPLNLDNPILVQVLGICSALAVTSQLKPAIVMGLAVTIITAFSNVIIASIRKTIPMRIRIIVQLVVVAALVTIVSQILKAVAYDVSVQLSVYVGLIITNCILMGRLEAFAMMNKPWPSFLDGVGNGLGYALILVIVGAVRELLGRGSLLGFQLIPQSVYDAGYMNNGMMTMPAMALILVGCVIWVHRAYFYKEK
- the nqrC gene encoding NADH:ubiquinone reductase (Na(+)-transporting) subunit C, translated to MKTNSNSYTIIYSAVIVVIVAFLLAFVFQALKPMQDANVALDKKKQILNSLNIRDLSNEEADAKYKEVVIADEVIDEKGKVVEAGTQGGEKAGFKLESKDYKAGKLALYICKVNGSRKYVIPVYGMGLWGPISGYIALNEDRATVYGAYFNHESETAGLGAEIKDNVAWQEKFQGKKVFTSGDDKTIALGVEKNVTDPATQVDAVTGATLTSNGVRDMLHEALGKYLTFLNDK
- a CDS encoding NADH:ubiquinone reductase (Na(+)-transporting) subunit B, translated to MSLRKYLDNIKPTFEKGGKLYAFRSVFDGLETFLYVPNTTSVSGTNIHDAIDSKRIMSFVVIALLPALLFGMYNIGYQNFAAAGKLAEASFWNMFMFGFLAVLPKLIVSYVVGLGFEFAWAQWKGEEIQEGYLVSGIIIPMIVPVSCPLWMLALACAFSVIFVKEIFGGTGMNIFNVAVAARMFLFFSYSSAMTGDRVWVATNSIFGLGNTLPDAFTAATPLGQLATGSMPDASLADMIIGFIPGSIGETSVIAIAIGAFILLWTGIASWKTMGSVFAGGIVIAVLFHALGMTPIQWYEHIVLGGFCFGAVFMATDPVTSARTETGKYYYGFFIGALAVIVRVMNPGFPEGMMLAIFFGNMIAPLIDYCVVQRNISRRAKRVTNEK